A stretch of the Papaver somniferum cultivar HN1 chromosome 6, ASM357369v1, whole genome shotgun sequence genome encodes the following:
- the LOC113288960 gene encoding GDSL esterase/lipase EXL3-like, producing the protein MASSSSSANIIRCSIFLCCILVQVVQITAIKLPPNVRVPAVLVFGDSIVDPGNNNHLVSLVKANFPPYGRDFMGGTPSGRFSNGLIPSDLLVKALGIKDVLPAYLDPSLGPDDLLTGVSFASGGAGYDPLTAKIVSVLGLAKQMELFKEYLAKVTAIGGEEKTKSIISESVYLIVAGSDDLANTYFTSQLRSNYDVPAYTDLMVQGATNILQELYDIGARRFAVFSAPPIGCVPSQRTLAGGKERNCAETYNQAAQMFNSKLSSSLDNLNANKFVHGRVVYVDIYNPLQDVINRPSHYGFEEASKGCCGTGKIETVVLCNDLNPFTCDDPSKYVFWDSYHPTERAYQSLFGPIIKKYFNEFFCGSGTTCS; encoded by the exons atggcttcttcttcttcttcagcaaatATAATTCGCTGTAGTATATTTCTTTGCTGTATTCTTGTTCAGGTAGTCCAAATAACTGCCATTAAGTTACCACCTAATGTTAGAGTTCCTGCTGTTCTCGTTTTCGGGGACTCCATTGTTGATCCAGGGAATAACAATCACTTAGTTTCGTTGGTTAAGGCTAATTTTCCACCTTATGGAAGAGATTTTATGGGTGGAACACCATCCGGAAGGTTTAGCAACGGCTTAATCCCAAGTGACTTGTTAG TCAAAGCATTGGGAATTAAGGATGTTTTACCAGCTTATCTCGACCCGTCCTTGGGACCAGATGATCTCCTCACTGGCGTAAGCTTCGCATCCGGTGGTGCAGGATATGATCCACTTACCGCTAAAATAGTG TCGGTTTTGGGGCTTGCGAAACAAATGGAGTTATTCAAAGAATACCTAGCTAAAGTCACAGCCATTGGAGGAGAAGAGAAAACTAAGAGTATCATATCGGAGAGTGTGTATTTAATTGTTGCAGGAAGTGATGACCTTGCTAATACGTATTTTACTTCACAATTAAGATCCAATTATGATGTCCCTGCCTATACTGATCTTATGGTTCAAGGAGCCACCAATATACTTCAG GAACTGTATGACATAGGAGCGAGGAGGTTTGCAGTGTTCAGCGCACCACCTATAGGATGCGTTCCATCACAGAGAACATTAGCTGGAGGGAAAGAGAGAAATTGTGCGGAGACTTATAACCAAGCTGCTCAGATGTTCAACTCAAAGCTGTCTTCATCACTTGACAACCTTAATGCTAATAAATTTGTACATGGTAGGGTTGTCTATGTTGATATCTACAATCCTCTCCAAGATGTTATCAACCGTCCAAGCCATTATG GTTTCGAGGAGGCGTCAAAAGGATGTTGTGGAACAGGAAAGATAGAAACAGTGGTTCTGTGTAATGACTTAAACCCATTTACTTGTGACGATCCCTCCAAATATGTATTTTGGGACAGTTACCACCCTACGGAGCGAGCCTACCAATCACTTTTCGGCCCTATCATTAAAAAATACTTCAACGAGTTCTTCTGTGGTAGTGGCACCACATGCTCATAA